Proteins from a genomic interval of Diospyros lotus cultivar Yz01 chromosome 6, ASM1463336v1, whole genome shotgun sequence:
- the LOC127804381 gene encoding LOB domain-containing protein 29-like gives MRALSRCGACLVLNRGCSPQCIFVPYFHCEDGTTRFAAIRDTFTVRNAVNILALLPVSDRFWATDTLFFEAQARFQDPVYGCVSHILTLQQQVSELHVYRAYLQDLLFTTYPAYFQPVPDWFLLQPDQNPNWSFDLPTISEDVSLPSFPNATLPPYLDEASSSQMPLPNDIDELGPVMFGIHRRH, from the coding sequence ATGCGAGCCCTATCTCGGTGTGGGGCTTGCCTAGTCTTAAATAGAGGATGCAGTCCACAGTGCATCTTTGTCCCTTACTTCCATTGTGAGGATGGTACTACTCGTTTTGCCGCCATCCGTGATACTTTCACGGTCCGAAATGCCGTTAACATCTTAGCTCTACTTCCGGTCAGTGACCGATTTTGGGCTACTGATACACTCTTCTTTGAAGCTCAAGCTCGATTTCAGGATCCTGTCTATGGATGTGTATCCCACATTCTTACCCTTCAGCAGCAGGTTAGTGAGTTGCACGTTTATCgagcttatttgcaagatttacTCTTTACTACCTATCCTGCATATTTCCAACCTGTCCCAGATTGGTTTCTCCTACAACCCGATCAAAATCCAAACTGGAGTTTCGATCTTCCCACTATCTCAGAGGACGTTTCACTCCCAAGTTTCCCAAATGCTACCCTTCCGCCTTACCTTGACGAAGCCAGCAGTAGCCAGATGCCTCTCCCAAATGACATCGATGAGCTAGGACCTGTCATGTTTGGCATCCATCGTCGTCATTGA